In Camelus bactrianus isolate YW-2024 breed Bactrian camel chromosome 28, ASM4877302v1, whole genome shotgun sequence, a single window of DNA contains:
- the GCC2 gene encoding GRIP and coiled-coil domain-containing protein 2 isoform X1, which translates to MEDPVHDGVASPATPGTGRSKLETLPREDLIKFAKKQMMLIQKAKSRCTELEKEIEEFKSKCVAGGTDDIIKALTERLDAVLLEKAEAEQQCVSLKKENIKMKEEVENSVTKLEDVHKDFEQSQSNYVKEVENLKNELMAVHSKYSEDKASWQTELEGAVKKQLELSEQLKFQTDSEDNVKKLQEEIQKIKPAFEEQILCLQKQLEAATNEKEQEITYLKGVIEANSQQYQKDINSLQEELLRLKCTHQEEVKELMCQIEASAKEREAGVNNLNQLKENLVKQCEAGEKNIQEKYECELENIGKASDANQVTQMCSLLLQEDSFVEQEVNEKVKHLEDALRELESQHSILKDEVTYMNNLKLKLEIDAQHIKDEFFHEREDLEFKINELLLAKEEQGCVIEKLKSELEDSNKRFCCAIEQHNKEVQSLQEQHQKEISELNETLLSGSEKEKLTLMFEIQGLKEQYENLQQEKQEAILNYESLREIMEILQTELGESAGKISQEFESMKQQQASDVNELQQKLRTAFNEKDALLETVNHLQRENEKLISQQESVLELENTIKNLQEKNEMCLVSLNQRDTMLQECETKINYLSEEKDDFINKIRSSHEEVDNLHKECERKERLIIELRGEVEQTTQYNAELEQKVNELTGGLEETLKEKDQNNEKLEKLVAQLKSLSEDQEAMSSEVKSLYEENSRLSSEKNQLSRDLEALLSQREGDFMLKEQISELEKKLHLTVEERDNFNKLLENEQVQKLFVKTQLYGFLKQMEPKVSEESEEQDIVNVLQAVSESLAKISEEKHNLVFQSDKKVVDLEKEIKSLQEENVIQCEELRSLLRDSEQEKITLRKELEETLSEKEALQSDLLEMKNANEQTRLENQNLLIQVEEASQKLCSKNEKHNEKEKSFVEDLENLRLLLEQRESELQDVRAELTSLKDSLEKSPSVESDQPSVKEFEEKIGYLEKESKEKEEKINKLKLVAVKAKKELDSSRKEAQTLREELESIHSERDQLSASMRDLIQGAESYKNLLIEYDKQSEQLDIEKERASNSEHRVEDLTKQLRNLTFQCEKLNSDNEDLQARVETLQSNSRLLEVQILEVQKAKAIADKELEAEKLQKEQKIKEHANSVNELGELQLQLQKEKKQLQKTMQELELVRKDAQQTTLMNMEIADYERLMKELNQKLANKNSKVEDLEQEIKIQKQKQETLQEEMTSLQASVQQHEAKNNKIKQLLVKTKKELADSKQAETDHLILQASLKGELEASQQQVEVYKIQLAEVTSDKHRAHEQLKVSAEQHQRTLAAYQQRLAALQEECRAAKAEQAATTSEFESYKVRVHNVLKQQKNKSVSQTETEGAKQEREHLEMLIDQLKIRLQDTQNNLQMSVSELQTLQSEHDALLDRHNRTLQEAVAKEAELRDRLSSLQSEGSLLRSEHAQAVSQLTAQNEALGSSFREQVRHLQEEHQRTVETLQGQLARAEAQLAQHRSEPPARSTASSHQPVRSLRERSADLPVLDVQAAAREQGEGMEDTDTESTPPTGARTPFLEQLLNYPEAKLESPSWHTEFTKEELAQKLSSTTKSADHLNGLLRDSEATNAMLMEQIKLLKSEIRRLERNQEREKSAVSLEYLKNVLLRFLLLQPGSERARLLPVVGTMLQLSPEEKAQLAAAARGEEENASRASGWASYLHSWSGLR; encoded by the exons GCATTGACTGAACGTCTGGATGCTGTTCTTTTGGAAAAAGCAGAGGCTGAGCAACAGTGTGTTTCTCtgaagaaggaaaatattaaaatgaaggaAGAGGTTGAG AACTCTGTAACTAAGTTGGAAGATGTGCACAAGGACTTTGAACAATCACAAAGCAACTATGTGAAAGAagtggaaaatttgaaaaatgagttAATGGCAGTACATTCCAAATACAGTGAAGATAAAGCTAGTTGGCAAACAGAACTGGAAGGAGCAGTGAAAAAACAATTAGAGCTTTCAGAACAACTTAAATTTCAGACTGACTCTGAAGATAATGTTAAAAAACTCCAAGAAGAGATTCAGAAAATTAAGCCAGCCTTTGAAGAGCAAATTTTATGTCTGCAAAAGCAGTTAGAAGCTGCCACAAATGAAAAGGAGCAAGAAATTACTTATCTCAAAGGAGTCATTGAGGCTAATTCTCAGCAGTACCAAAAAGACATTAATAGTTTACAAGAAGAACTTTTACGGTTGAAATGTACACACCAAGAAGAGGTGAAAGAATTGATGTGCCAGATTGAAGCATCCGCTAAAGAACGTGAAGCAGGAGTAAATAATTTAAACCAGCTGAAGGAGAACTTAGTCAAACAGTGTGAGGCAGGTGAGAAGAACATTCAGGAGAAATATGAATGTGAATTAGAAAACATTGGGAAGGCCTCAGATGCAAACCAAGTAACTCAGATGTGTTCTTTGCTCTTACAAGAGGATAGTTTTGTAGAAcaagaagtaaatgaaaaagTCAAGCACTTAGAAGATGCCTTAAGAGAACTGGAATCTCAACACAGTATCTTAAAAGATGAGGTAACTTACATGAATAATCTTAAATTGAAACTTGAAATTGATGCCCAGCATATAAAGGATGAGTTTTTTCACGAACGGGAAGATTTAGAGTTTAAAATTAATGAATTGTTATTAGCTAAAGAAGAACAGGGGTGTGTAATcgaaaaattaaaatctgagctAGAAGATTCAAATAAGCGGTTTTGCTGTGCCATAGAACAACATAACAAAGAAGTACAGAGTCTTCAGGAGCAGCATCAAAAAGAAATCTCAGAACTCAATGAGACACTTCTGTCaggttctgaaaaagaaaaattaacactaATGTTCGAAATACAGGGTCTTAAAGAGCAGTATGAAAACCTACAACAAGAAAAGCAAGAAGCAATTTTAAATTATGAGAGTTTACGAGAAATTATGGAAATTTTACAAACAGAATTAGGGGAGTCCGCTGGAAAAATAAGTCAAGAGTTCGAATCAATGAAGCAACAGCAAGCATCTGATGTTAATGAACTTCAGCAGAAGCTGAGGActgcatttaatgaaaaagatgcTCTTCTTGAAACTGTGAATCATctccagagagaaaatgaaaagttgaTATCACAACAAGAATCTGTACTAGAACTTGAAAATACCATAAAGAACCttcaagaaaagaatgaaatgtgttTAGTTAGTCTCAATCAGAGAGATACCATGTTGCAAGAATGTGAAACAAAGATAAATTATCTTTCTGAGGAAAAAGAtgatttcataaataaaattagaagttcTCATGAAGAGGTGGATAATCTCCATAAAGAATgcgaaagaaaagaaagattgatTATAGAACTTCGGGGAGAAGTGGAGCAAACTACCCAGTACAACGCTGAACTAGAACAAAAGGTAAATGAATTAACAGGAGGACTAGAAGAAACATTGAAAGAAAAGgatcaaaataatgaaaaactagaAAAGCTTGTGGCTCAATTGAAAAGTCTCTCTGAAGACCAGGAAGCAATGTCATCTGAAGTGAAGTCTCTTTATGAGGAAAATAGTAGACTGAGTTCAGAAAAGAACCAGTTGAGCAGGGATTTGGAAGCTCTCCTGTCTCAAAGAGAAGGAGATTTTATGCTTAAGGAACAGATTTCTGAATTAGAAAAGAAACTTCACTTAACAGTTGAAGAAAGAGATAATTTCAATAAACTGTTGGAAAATGAGCAAGTTCAGAAgttatttgtcaaaactcagttgtatggttttcttaaacaaatgGAGCCAAAAGTTTCAGAAGAAAGTGAAGAGCAAGATATTGTAAATGTCCTACAAGCTGTCAGTGAATCCTTAGCTAAAATAAGTGAAGAAAAACACAACCTGGTTTTTCAGAGTGATAAAAAGGTAGTAGACTTAGAAAAAGAGATTAAGTCACTTCAAGAAGAGAATGTAATTCAATGTGAGGAACTTAGGTCTTTACTAAGAGACTCTGAGCAGGAAAAAATTACCTTAAGGAAAGAGTTAGAAGAAACCCTCTCAGAAAAAGAGGCCCTGCAGTCTGATCTTCTAGAAATGAAGAATGCTAATGAACAGACAAGGCTTGAAAACCAGAATCTCTTAATTCAAGTTGAAGAAGCATCTCAAAAATTAtgtagcaaaaatgaaaaacataatgaaaaagaaaaatcttttgtaGAGGACCTTGAAAACCTAAGGCTGTTACTGGAACAAAGAGAATCTGAATTGCAAGATGTGAGAGCAGAGTTGACATCATTAAAG GATTCCTTAGAGAAATCACCTTCTGTAGAAAGTGATCAACCTTCAGTAAAAGAGTTTGAAGAAAAAATAG gaTATCTGGAAAAAGAAtccaaagagaaagaggagaagatAAATAAGTTAAAACTAGTTGCTGTGAAGGCAAAGAAAGAACTAGATTCTAGCAGAAAAGAG GCCCAGACTCTACGGGAAGAACTTGAATCTATTCACTCTGAAAGGGATCAGTTGTCTGCTTCCATGCGAGATCTCATTCAAGGAGCAGAAAGCTATAAG AATCTTTTAATAGAATATGACAAGCAGTCCGAGCAGTTGGATATAGAAAAAGAACGTGCTAGTAATTCTGAGCATCGTGTGGAAGACCTTACAAAACAGCTAAGGAATCTGACTTTTCAG TGTGAAAAATTAAACTCTGATAATGAAGACCTGCAGGCGCGTGTTGAGACGCTGCAATCTAACTCCCGGTTGTTGGAAGTGCAGATTTTGGAAGTCCAGAAAGCCAAAGCAATAGCAGACAAAGAGCTGGAAGCTGAaaaacttcagaaagaacagaaaataaag gagCATGCCAATTCTGTGAATGAACTTGGAGAACTTCAGCTACAGCttcaaaaggagaagaaacagctTCAGAAAACCATGCAAGAATTAGAGCTGGTTCgaaag GATGCTCAGCAGACCACACTGATGAACATGGAAATTGCCGATTACGAACGTTTGATGAAAGAACTAAATCAAAAGTTAGCTAATAAAAACAGCAAGGTGGAAGATTTGGAGcaagaaattaaaattcagaaaCAGAAGCAAGAAACCCTACAAGAAGAAATGA CCTCCCTGCAGGCGTCAGTACAGCAGCACGaggcaaaaaacaacaaaatcaagCAGTTGCTTGTGAAAACCAAGAAAGAACTGGCAGATTCAAAGCAAGCG GAGACTGATCACTTAATACTTCAAGCGTCTTTAAAGGGCGAGCTGGAGGCGAGCCAGCAGCAAGTAGAAGTCTATAAA ATCCAGCTGGCCGAGGTGACGTCGGACAAGCATAGGGCCCATGAGCAGCTGAAGGTGTCGGCGGAGCAGCACCAGCGCACGCTGGCCGCGTACCAGCAGAGGCTGGCGGCCCTGCAGGAGGAGTGCCGCGCCGCCAAG GCAGAACAGGCTGCTACCACTTCTGAATTTGAGAGCTACAAAGTCCGAGTTCACAATGTCCTGAAACAGCAGAAGAATAAGTCTGTGTCTCAGACCGAGACCGAGGGAGCTAAACAGGAAAG agAGCACCTGGAGATGTTGATTGACCAACTGAAAATCAGATTACAAGACACCCAGAACAACTTGCAGATGAGTGTGTCTGAGCTGCAGACGCTACAGTCTGAGCACGACGCCCTGCTGGACAGGCACAACCGGACGCTGCAGGAGGCCGTGGCCAAGGAGGCCGAGCTCCGCGACAG GCTGTCCTCGCTGCAGTCAGAGGGCTCGCTGCTGAGGTCGGAGCACGCGCAGGCCGTCAGCCAGCTCACTGCCCAGAACGAGGCCCTCGGCAGCAGCTTCCGCGAGCAGGTGCGGCACCTGCAGGAGGAGCACCAGAGGACAGTGGAGACGCTGCAGGGGCAGCTGGCCAGGGCCGAGGCCCAGTTGGCCCAGCACCGGAGCGAGCCGCCTGCCAGAA GTACAGCTTCTTCCCACCAACCTGTGAGGAGCCTTCGAGAGAGAAGCGCCGACCTCCCTGTCCTGGACGTGCAGGCCGCGGCCCGGGAGCAGGGGGAGGGCATGGAGGACACCGACACCGAGTCCACGCCGCCCACCGGCGCCCGCACCCCCTTCCTGGAGCAGCTGCTGAATTACCCTGAAGCGAAGCTCG AGTCCCCTTCGTGGCACACTGAATTTACCAAAGAAGAGTTGGCCCAGAAGCTCAGCTCCACCACAAAAAGCGCGGACCACTTGAATGGCCTGCTGCGGGACTCAGAGGCCACCAACGCCATGCTCATGGAACAGATTAAG CTCCTGAAGAGTGAGATCAGGCGGCTGGAGAGGAACCAGGAGCGCGAGAAGTCGGCGGTGAGCCTGGAGTACCTGAAGAACGTCCTGCTGCGCTTCCTGCTCCTGCAGCCCGGCAGCGAGAGGGCACGGCTGCTGCCCGTGGTGGGCACCATGCTGCAGCTCAGCCCCGAGGAGAAGGCCCAGCTGGCCGCCGCGGCCCGAG GTGAGGAGGAAAACGCCTCCCGCGCCTCCGGCTGGGCCTCCTACCTGCACAGCTGGTCTGGACTTCGGTAA
- the GCC2 gene encoding GRIP and coiled-coil domain-containing protein 2 isoform X2: MEDPVHDGVASPATPGTGRSKLETLPREDLIKFAKKQMMLIQKAKSRCTELEKEIEEFKSKCVAGGTDDIIKALTERLDAVLLEKAEAEQQCVSLKKENIKMKEEVENSVTKLEDVHKDFEQSQSNYVKEVENLKNELMAVHSKYSEDKASWQTELEGAVKKQLELSEQLKFQTDSEDNVKKLQEEIQKIKPAFEEQILCLQKQLEAATNEKEQEITYLKGVIEANSQQYQKDINSLQEELLRLKCTHQEEVKELMCQIEASAKEREAGVNNLNQLKENLVKQCEAGEKNIQEKYECELENIGKASDANQVTQMCSLLLQEDSFVEQEVNEKVKHLEDALRELESQHSILKDEVTYMNNLKLKLEIDAQHIKDEFFHEREDLEFKINELLLAKEEQGCVIEKLKSELEDSNKRFCCAIEQHNKEVQSLQEQHQKEISELNETLLSGSEKEKLTLMFEIQGLKEQYENLQQEKQEAILNYESLREIMEILQTELGESAGKISQEFESMKQQQASDVNELQQKLRTAFNEKDALLETVNHLQRENEKLISQQESVLELENTIKNLQEKNEMCLVSLNQRDTMLQECETKINYLSEEKDDFINKIRSSHEEVDNLHKECERKERLIIELRGEVEQTTQYNAELEQKVNELTGGLEETLKEKDQNNEKLEKLVAQLKSLSEDQEAMSSEVKSLYEENSRLSSEKNQLSRDLEALLSQREGDFMLKEQISELEKKLHLTVEERDNFNKLLENEQVQKLFVKTQLYGFLKQMEPKVSEESEEQDIVNVLQAVSESLAKISEEKHNLVFQSDKKVVDLEKEIKSLQEENVIQCEELRSLLRDSEQEKITLRKELEETLSEKEALQSDLLEMKNANEQTRLENQNLLIQVEEASQKLCSKNEKHNEKEKSFVEDLENLRLLLEQRESELQDVRAELTSLKDSLEKSPSVESDQPSVKEFEEKIGYLEKESKEKEEKINKLKLVAVKAKKELDSSRKEAQTLREELESIHSERDQLSASMRDLIQGAESYKNLLIEYDKQSEQLDIEKERASNSEHRVEDLTKQLRNLTFQCEKLNSDNEDLQARVETLQSNSRLLEVQILEVQKAKAIADKELEAEKLQKEQKIKEHANSVNELGELQLQLQKEKKQLQKTMQELELVRKDAQQTTLMNMEIADYERLMKELNQKLANKNSKVEDLEQEIKIQKQKQETLQEEMTSLQASVQQHEAKNNKIKQLLVKTKKELADSKQAETDHLILQASLKGELEASQQQVEVYKIQLAEVTSDKHRAHEQLKVSAEQHQRTLAAYQQRLAALQEECRAAKAEQAATTSEFESYKVRVHNVLKQQKNKSVSQTETEGAKQEREHLEMLIDQLKIRLQDTQNNLQMSVSELQTLQSEHDALLDRHNRTLQEAVAKEAELRDRLSSLQSEGSLLRSEHAQAVSQLTAQNEALGSSFREQVRHLQEEHQRTVETLQGQLARAEAQLAQHRSEPPARSAYVPRALLSLSRVSAALSTLSGPQRK; this comes from the exons GCATTGACTGAACGTCTGGATGCTGTTCTTTTGGAAAAAGCAGAGGCTGAGCAACAGTGTGTTTCTCtgaagaaggaaaatattaaaatgaaggaAGAGGTTGAG AACTCTGTAACTAAGTTGGAAGATGTGCACAAGGACTTTGAACAATCACAAAGCAACTATGTGAAAGAagtggaaaatttgaaaaatgagttAATGGCAGTACATTCCAAATACAGTGAAGATAAAGCTAGTTGGCAAACAGAACTGGAAGGAGCAGTGAAAAAACAATTAGAGCTTTCAGAACAACTTAAATTTCAGACTGACTCTGAAGATAATGTTAAAAAACTCCAAGAAGAGATTCAGAAAATTAAGCCAGCCTTTGAAGAGCAAATTTTATGTCTGCAAAAGCAGTTAGAAGCTGCCACAAATGAAAAGGAGCAAGAAATTACTTATCTCAAAGGAGTCATTGAGGCTAATTCTCAGCAGTACCAAAAAGACATTAATAGTTTACAAGAAGAACTTTTACGGTTGAAATGTACACACCAAGAAGAGGTGAAAGAATTGATGTGCCAGATTGAAGCATCCGCTAAAGAACGTGAAGCAGGAGTAAATAATTTAAACCAGCTGAAGGAGAACTTAGTCAAACAGTGTGAGGCAGGTGAGAAGAACATTCAGGAGAAATATGAATGTGAATTAGAAAACATTGGGAAGGCCTCAGATGCAAACCAAGTAACTCAGATGTGTTCTTTGCTCTTACAAGAGGATAGTTTTGTAGAAcaagaagtaaatgaaaaagTCAAGCACTTAGAAGATGCCTTAAGAGAACTGGAATCTCAACACAGTATCTTAAAAGATGAGGTAACTTACATGAATAATCTTAAATTGAAACTTGAAATTGATGCCCAGCATATAAAGGATGAGTTTTTTCACGAACGGGAAGATTTAGAGTTTAAAATTAATGAATTGTTATTAGCTAAAGAAGAACAGGGGTGTGTAATcgaaaaattaaaatctgagctAGAAGATTCAAATAAGCGGTTTTGCTGTGCCATAGAACAACATAACAAAGAAGTACAGAGTCTTCAGGAGCAGCATCAAAAAGAAATCTCAGAACTCAATGAGACACTTCTGTCaggttctgaaaaagaaaaattaacactaATGTTCGAAATACAGGGTCTTAAAGAGCAGTATGAAAACCTACAACAAGAAAAGCAAGAAGCAATTTTAAATTATGAGAGTTTACGAGAAATTATGGAAATTTTACAAACAGAATTAGGGGAGTCCGCTGGAAAAATAAGTCAAGAGTTCGAATCAATGAAGCAACAGCAAGCATCTGATGTTAATGAACTTCAGCAGAAGCTGAGGActgcatttaatgaaaaagatgcTCTTCTTGAAACTGTGAATCATctccagagagaaaatgaaaagttgaTATCACAACAAGAATCTGTACTAGAACTTGAAAATACCATAAAGAACCttcaagaaaagaatgaaatgtgttTAGTTAGTCTCAATCAGAGAGATACCATGTTGCAAGAATGTGAAACAAAGATAAATTATCTTTCTGAGGAAAAAGAtgatttcataaataaaattagaagttcTCATGAAGAGGTGGATAATCTCCATAAAGAATgcgaaagaaaagaaagattgatTATAGAACTTCGGGGAGAAGTGGAGCAAACTACCCAGTACAACGCTGAACTAGAACAAAAGGTAAATGAATTAACAGGAGGACTAGAAGAAACATTGAAAGAAAAGgatcaaaataatgaaaaactagaAAAGCTTGTGGCTCAATTGAAAAGTCTCTCTGAAGACCAGGAAGCAATGTCATCTGAAGTGAAGTCTCTTTATGAGGAAAATAGTAGACTGAGTTCAGAAAAGAACCAGTTGAGCAGGGATTTGGAAGCTCTCCTGTCTCAAAGAGAAGGAGATTTTATGCTTAAGGAACAGATTTCTGAATTAGAAAAGAAACTTCACTTAACAGTTGAAGAAAGAGATAATTTCAATAAACTGTTGGAAAATGAGCAAGTTCAGAAgttatttgtcaaaactcagttgtatggttttcttaaacaaatgGAGCCAAAAGTTTCAGAAGAAAGTGAAGAGCAAGATATTGTAAATGTCCTACAAGCTGTCAGTGAATCCTTAGCTAAAATAAGTGAAGAAAAACACAACCTGGTTTTTCAGAGTGATAAAAAGGTAGTAGACTTAGAAAAAGAGATTAAGTCACTTCAAGAAGAGAATGTAATTCAATGTGAGGAACTTAGGTCTTTACTAAGAGACTCTGAGCAGGAAAAAATTACCTTAAGGAAAGAGTTAGAAGAAACCCTCTCAGAAAAAGAGGCCCTGCAGTCTGATCTTCTAGAAATGAAGAATGCTAATGAACAGACAAGGCTTGAAAACCAGAATCTCTTAATTCAAGTTGAAGAAGCATCTCAAAAATTAtgtagcaaaaatgaaaaacataatgaaaaagaaaaatcttttgtaGAGGACCTTGAAAACCTAAGGCTGTTACTGGAACAAAGAGAATCTGAATTGCAAGATGTGAGAGCAGAGTTGACATCATTAAAG GATTCCTTAGAGAAATCACCTTCTGTAGAAAGTGATCAACCTTCAGTAAAAGAGTTTGAAGAAAAAATAG gaTATCTGGAAAAAGAAtccaaagagaaagaggagaagatAAATAAGTTAAAACTAGTTGCTGTGAAGGCAAAGAAAGAACTAGATTCTAGCAGAAAAGAG GCCCAGACTCTACGGGAAGAACTTGAATCTATTCACTCTGAAAGGGATCAGTTGTCTGCTTCCATGCGAGATCTCATTCAAGGAGCAGAAAGCTATAAG AATCTTTTAATAGAATATGACAAGCAGTCCGAGCAGTTGGATATAGAAAAAGAACGTGCTAGTAATTCTGAGCATCGTGTGGAAGACCTTACAAAACAGCTAAGGAATCTGACTTTTCAG TGTGAAAAATTAAACTCTGATAATGAAGACCTGCAGGCGCGTGTTGAGACGCTGCAATCTAACTCCCGGTTGTTGGAAGTGCAGATTTTGGAAGTCCAGAAAGCCAAAGCAATAGCAGACAAAGAGCTGGAAGCTGAaaaacttcagaaagaacagaaaataaag gagCATGCCAATTCTGTGAATGAACTTGGAGAACTTCAGCTACAGCttcaaaaggagaagaaacagctTCAGAAAACCATGCAAGAATTAGAGCTGGTTCgaaag GATGCTCAGCAGACCACACTGATGAACATGGAAATTGCCGATTACGAACGTTTGATGAAAGAACTAAATCAAAAGTTAGCTAATAAAAACAGCAAGGTGGAAGATTTGGAGcaagaaattaaaattcagaaaCAGAAGCAAGAAACCCTACAAGAAGAAATGA CCTCCCTGCAGGCGTCAGTACAGCAGCACGaggcaaaaaacaacaaaatcaagCAGTTGCTTGTGAAAACCAAGAAAGAACTGGCAGATTCAAAGCAAGCG GAGACTGATCACTTAATACTTCAAGCGTCTTTAAAGGGCGAGCTGGAGGCGAGCCAGCAGCAAGTAGAAGTCTATAAA ATCCAGCTGGCCGAGGTGACGTCGGACAAGCATAGGGCCCATGAGCAGCTGAAGGTGTCGGCGGAGCAGCACCAGCGCACGCTGGCCGCGTACCAGCAGAGGCTGGCGGCCCTGCAGGAGGAGTGCCGCGCCGCCAAG GCAGAACAGGCTGCTACCACTTCTGAATTTGAGAGCTACAAAGTCCGAGTTCACAATGTCCTGAAACAGCAGAAGAATAAGTCTGTGTCTCAGACCGAGACCGAGGGAGCTAAACAGGAAAG agAGCACCTGGAGATGTTGATTGACCAACTGAAAATCAGATTACAAGACACCCAGAACAACTTGCAGATGAGTGTGTCTGAGCTGCAGACGCTACAGTCTGAGCACGACGCCCTGCTGGACAGGCACAACCGGACGCTGCAGGAGGCCGTGGCCAAGGAGGCCGAGCTCCGCGACAG GCTGTCCTCGCTGCAGTCAGAGGGCTCGCTGCTGAGGTCGGAGCACGCGCAGGCCGTCAGCCAGCTCACTGCCCAGAACGAGGCCCTCGGCAGCAGCTTCCGCGAGCAGGTGCGGCACCTGCAGGAGGAGCACCAGAGGACAGTGGAGACGCTGCAGGGGCAGCTGGCCAGGGCCGAGGCCCAGTTGGCCCAGCACCGGAGCGAGCCGCCTGCCAGAAGTGCGTATGTCCCCCGGGCACTGCTGTCCCTGTCCCGCGTCTCTGCTGCTCTGTCCACCCTCTCGGGTCCACAGAGAAAGTAA